In Rutidosis leptorrhynchoides isolate AG116_Rl617_1_P2 chromosome 2, CSIRO_AGI_Rlap_v1, whole genome shotgun sequence, one genomic interval encodes:
- the LOC139890249 gene encoding uncharacterized protein — MYTDARRRPMTFTVDELLDLPPELAGIHDTFNICYIRKYKVDDENQILPLQDLKVDSSKKMVEERVRIVDRKVTKLRKKEISMVLVDWKHSLGTNLTWETEELMTSRYPHLFQITGKYPCVRRESLPSCEGT, encoded by the exons ATGTATACAGATGCTCGTCGACGACCAATGACGTTTACTGTGGATGAAC TGTTAGATCTTCCTCCAGAGTTAGCAGGTATTCATGACACGTTTAACATCTGCTATATTCGTAAGTATAAAGTAGACGATGAAAATCAGATTCTTCCTCTGCAAGATCTGAAAGTAGATTCTAGTAAGAAAATGGTGGAAGAACGAGTGAGAATCGTCGACAGAAAAGTGACTAAGTTGCGCAAGAAAGAGATTTCAATGGTGCTTGTGGATTGGAAGCATAGTTTAGGTACCAATCTGACATGGGAGACTGAGGAGTTGATGACTTCTagataccctcattt gtttcagataactggtaaatacccgtgtgttagacgGGAGAGCTTACCTTCATGTGAAggaacctaa
- the LOC139893909 gene encoding V-type proton ATPase subunit a3-like has protein sequence MMDGGTMDLMRSEPMQLARIIIPIESAHRTVSYLGDLGLFQFKDLNSGKSPFQRTFATQIKRCGEMARKLRFFKDQMMKAGLLASTRSTYGSEFSLDELEVKLGEHESELIEMNANTEKLQRAYNELLEYKLVLQKAGEFFQYAQSSATNQQRESEELRFGEGSMDSPLLLEQEMTTDLSKQVKLGFVSGLVPRDKSMAFERILFRATRGNVFLKQNVVEERIVDPVQGEKVEKNVFVVFYSGERAKNKVLKICDAFGANRYPFTDDLEKRYHMITEVSGKLSELKTTIDVGTLHWSSALQSIANQFEQWNNLVKKEKSIFHTLNTLSFDVTKKCLVGEGWCPAFATVQIQKALQRATDDSNSQIGAIFEVLHTKESPPTYFRTNKFTSAFQEIVDAYGVAKYQEANPGLYTIVTFPFLFAVMFGDWGHGICLFLATLFLILREKKYSSQKLGDIMEMAFGGRYVIIMMSIFSIYTGLIYNEFFSVPFELFGRSAYDCRDSSCKDATTIGMIKVRDTYPFGVDPMWHGTRSELPFLNSLKMKMSILLGVAQMNLGIILSYFNAKFFRNDINIWYQFIPQMIFLNSLFGYLSLLIIVKWCTGSKADLYHIMIYMFLSPTDDLGENQLFWGQKYLQILLLLLALVAVPWMLIPKPLLLKKQHEERHQGQTYAPLHSLDENLESDLDDESHGGHEEFEFSEVLVHQLIHTIEFVLGSVSNTASYLRLWALSLAHSELSSVFYEKVLLLAWGFNNVVILIIGIIVFIFATVGVLLVMETLSAFLHALRLHWVEFQNKFYEGDGYKFHPFSFELVISEEDD, from the exons ATGATGGACGGAGGAACGATGGATCTGATGAGATCAGAACCAATGCAGTTAGCTCGAATCATTATTCCGATAGAATCTGCTCATCGAACCGTTTCGTATCTTGGTGACCTAGGCCTCTTTCAGTTTAaagat CTCAACTCAGGAAAGAGCCCATTTCAGCGGACATTTGCTACTCAG ATCAAAAGATGTGGAGAGATGGCACGCAAGCTACGGTTTTTCAAGGATCAAATGATGAAGGCTGGCCTGTTAGCCTCAACAAGGTCTACATATGGCTCCGAATTTAGTCTAGATGAACTAGAG GTGAAGCTTGGAGAACATGAAAGTGAACTTATTGAGATGAATGCAAACACTGAAAAGTTACAGCGTGCCTACAATGAACTTCTGGAATATAAGCTGGTCTTACAAAAG GCTGGTGAGTTTTTCCAATATGCACAGAGCAGTGCTACAAATCAACAGAGAGAATCTGAAGAACTTCGCTTTGGTGAAGGATCAATGGATAGTCCTTTGTTACTAGAACAA GAAATGACAACTGATTTGTCAAAGCAAGTTAAGTTAGGATTTGTAAGTGGTCTTGTTCCAAGAGATAAATCAATGGCTTTTGAAAGAATCTTATTTCGTGCAACCAGGGGTAATGTTTTCTTGAAGCAAAATGTTGTTGAAGAACGTATTGTTGATCCCGTGCAAGGAGAAAAG GTGGAGAAGAATGTTTTTGTTGTCTTTTATTCTGGAGAAAGGGCAAAGAACAAGGTTTTGAAAATATGTGATGCATTTGGAGCAAATCGATACCCCTTTACAGATGACTTGGAGAAACGATACCACATGATTACAGAG GTTTCTGGAAAACTTTCAGAGCTGAAAACTACTATTGATGTTGGAACATTGCACTGGAGCAGTGCGTTACAATCTATTGCTAATCAATTCGAACAGTGGAACAATTTG GTCAAGAAAGAAAAATCCATCTTCCACACTTTAAATACTCTCAGTTTTGATGTGACAAAAAAGTGCCTTGTGGGAGAAGGTTGGTGTCCTGCTTTTGCTACAGTTCAG ATCCAAAAGGCTTTGCAGCGGGCAACAGATGACAGTAACTCACAAATTGGAGCCATATTTGAGGTTCTGCATACTAAGGAATCACCACCTACATATTTCCGCACAAACAAATTTACTTCTGCTTTTCAAGAGATTGTAGATGCGTATGG GGTTGCAAAGTATCAAGAAGCAAATCCCGGTCTATACACAATTGTTACATTTCCTTTCTTATTTGCTGTCATGTTTGGTGACTGGGGCCATGGTATATGCTTGTTTCTCGCAACTCTGTTTCTTATTCTGAGGGAAAAGAAATATTCTAGTCAG AAGCTAGGAGATATAATGGAAATGGCGTTTGGCGGTCGTTATGTTATCATAATGATGTCAATTTTTTCAATCTACACTGGACTCATATATAATGAGTTCTTTTCTGTACCATTCGAACTCTTTGGGCGGTCAGCTTACGATTGTCGTGATTCTTCTTGCAA GGATGCTACAACTATTGGAATGATCAAGGTGCGCGACACCTACCCATTTGGTGTGGATCCTATGTGGCACGGTACACGCAGTGAATTACCGTTTCTTAATTCGCTCAAGATGAAAATGTCAATCTTATTGGGAGTAGCTCAGATGAATCTTGGAATCATTCTAAGTTACTTCAATGCAAAGTTTTTCCGAAATGACATAAACATCTG GTACCAATTCATTCCACAGATGATATTCTTGAACAGTTTATTCGGCTACCTTTCTCTGCTCATCATTGTAAAATGGTGCACTGGTTCTAAAGCTGATCTATACCATATAATGATATACATGTTCCTCAGTCCGACAGATGACTTAGGAGAAAATCAGCTTTTTTGGGGCCAAAAATATCTTCAG ATACTGCTTCTATTGCTAGCACTTGTTGCTGTACCATGGATGCTGATTCCAAAGCCACTTTTATTAAAGAAACAACATGAAGAA AGGCACCAGGGCCAAACTTATGCACCACTTCATAGCCTGGATGAGAATCTTGAATCAGATCTGGATGATGAATCTCATGGTGGACATGAAGAATTCGAGTTTAGTGAAGTTTTGGTGCATCAGTTAATACATACAATTGAGTTTGTTCTTGGTTCAGTATCTAATACCGCTTCTTACCTACGTTTGTGGGCCCTAAG TTTAGCACATTCAGAGCTATCGAGTGTATTTTATGAAAAGGTCCTGCTTCTCGCTTGGGG ATTCAACAACGTGGTTATACTTATAATTGGGATAATCGTATTCATATTTGCAACTGTCGGCGTACTTCTTGTTATGGAAACCTTAAGTGCTTTCCTTCATGCTTTAAGGCTTCACTGGGTTGAATTCCAGAACAAGTTTTATGAAGGAGATGGTTACAAATTCCACCCATTTTCATTCGAGTTAGTCATTAGTGAAGAAGACGACTAA